A stretch of DNA from Actinomycetes bacterium:
CCGGTGAGCGGGCGAGGGTTGCGGACCGGGGAGCTGGCCGAGCGGGCCGGGGTGAACGTCCAGACCCTGCGCTATTACGAACGCCGCGGCCTGCTGGCCGCCCCGACCCGCCTGCCGTCTGGGCAACGGGAGTATTCCGAGGACGCGGTCGGGCTGCTGCGCACCATCAAGGCCGTGCAGCGCCTTGGGTTCACCCTGGCCGAGATCGAGGAGCTGCTCGACCTCTCCGAGCACCGGCGCGGCACCGGCGAGCTGCACCAGCGGGCGCAGGCCAAGGTGGCCGAGATCGACGCCAAGATCGGCCGGCTGCAGCAGATGCGCCAGACGCTGGTGGCGGTGCTGGCGGCCGAGTGCGACTCGCTGACCGACTGCTCGTGCGGGCTGGGCTGCCCGCTGCCGGTTCTGGAGATCACCGGCCCCGGAGGCGCCAATGGCGACCACGACTGAACCGTCACGGACCCGCAGGTCGGCCCTGGCCGGTGGGCTGGCCGTGGCCGCCTGCCTGGCCGCCTGCCTGCTCCCCCTGGCCCCTGCCGGCGGGCTGCTCACCGGCCTGATCAGCGCCGTTAGGGCTTGCCAGCCAACAACTTGGTCGTTCCACCGCCGGAACACCGAGGAAGGCAGCACTCCACCTGGCCAGGTTATTTGGCAGCGGGCCCTTACCGACGCGCTCGTGCCCGCTGCCCTGCTGGGGTTGGCCGCTGCCGGCAAACGCCGGGGCGTGGTGGTGGCGACGCCGCATCCGCCCCGCAGCCGCGACCGCATAGTGTGGCTGTGGAGGTGCCTGCCACTAGCCACTCCGGTCCGTCCTCGGTCCGGATTGACGGCCCGGCCGCAAGCCAGCCTGGCCGCAGGTTAGGGTGACGGCCATGACGGTGCTGCGCTCGATCCTGCTGTTCGCCCTGGCCGCGCTGGCCGAGATCGGCGGTGCCTGGCTGGTCTGGCAAGGCGTCCGCGACCACCGCGGCCTGGCCTTCGTCGGTGCCGGGATCCTCGCCCTGGGCGCCTACGGGTTTGTCGCCACCTTCCAACCCGACCCCCACTTCGGGCGCATCCTGGCCGCCTACGGCGGGGTGTTCGTGGCCGGCTCCCTGGCCTGGGGCATGCTGCTCGATGACTTCCGACCCGACCGCTACGACCTGGTGGGCGCCGCCCTGTGCCTGGCTGGGGTGGCCGTGATCATGTACGCGCCGCGTGGAAACTAGGACCAGCCCGATCCGCGCACGCTGGGGAGGAGAACCGTGTCGGAAGCCACAAGGCGGTCGTCCGGCAGCTGGTCCTCGAGGTCCTCAACGGCGGCCGCCTAGAGGTCATCGACGAGCTTTACGCACCCGAGCTCGCCCCGGCTACGAAGCGATGGAACGCGCCGTTCCGGGCCAGCTTCCCCGACGTCCAGATGGAGATCGTGGAGCTGATCGCCGAGGGCGACAAGGTCGTCGGCCGGTTCACCTGCTCCGCCACTCACCTAGGGGAATGGCTCGGGCATGGGCCGACCGGGCGCCGCTTCGAACGGGTCGGTGAGGTGTCCATCTTCCGGCTGCGGGAGGGCAGGATCATCCATGCCTGGAGCCTTGAGGACACCTCGCCTGACTGCGGCAACTCGGACTCACCTCACAGCAGGGGTAACGCCCCGGCGTCATATCCTTGCCAAGCGGGAGCGCCAGGACCTCAGCCCGGACGGCCGGTGCGCACTGTGGCAGTCACATTCCGTGGTCGGACAGCCACAGACCTTCCACTGACATTCCGCGTGCGCGACCACTGACATTTTCCTGACGCTCTACACATTCACTGCCGCACCAGCCCTACTGCTCAGCGAAGCTGCTGCCACCTCGCTCGAGGTGCCAACACGGGTCGCGCGGTCTGAACCGGTCCTCAAGCCGGTCCCGCAATACCCGGCAAGGTGTCGCCAGGTCCTGGCCGTATGACGCTGAACGCTGGAGCATCCGCGCCGGAGCTCTCGCCAAAGGCCACCGAGCCGACTGGCCGGACACCGCCACGGGTTCACATCCCGGCGGATCCGGGGAGGCCCTCACCGGCGGGGCGGCGCGCGAGCCAGTTCGCCAAGACGCTGCGGAGGGCCCCGGCGGCCTGCCAATCCTGCCGTGCCAGTTCCTCGACGGCAGGGACGACGACGTCGAGCACCTTCGGGTCGCTGAGCGTGTCGCCGTCGTCGAACACGCCGTCGTCGTAGACGATGTCGTACAGGGCTGGGTCGTGGGCCTGCGGGACGAGCCGGACCCGGGCGAGCCGCTCGAGGAGCAGCGTGACGGCCTTGGCGGCCGCCGCGTCGGCGCCATCGGCTCGTAGGTGGCCCCGGACCAGGTTGGCCAGGGTGTGTTCCCGCGCCTTGCGGTTCGGGTCGGCCGCTGCGGCCACTGGCCGCAGCGGCCCGTGGGGGTACAGCCATGCCAGCGGAGCCAGCCGGCGCTGCTGGCGTGGCTCAAGCTCATCGACGAGACGGTGCAGCCGCTGCCGAGCGGTCATGGCGAATCCGCCGGTGCCCTCCTCCCAGTGGGCCAGGACTGCCATGGCGGCAGCAGCCGCCGCGGTGCTGCCGGCGAGGGCCTGGTCGAGGGCCTGGTCGACCAGCGCGCGGATCTGCGGGTCGGCTAGACAGGCCTCGCGCAGGGTGTCGGCCAGGCCTCGCTGTGCAGCATCGGGGGGGAACTGCAGCTGCGCGAGGGCGTGGGTGGCGAACAGCCGTCGGTAGCGCGGCGCTTGCGTCGTGATGTCGTCGTCGAGCACGTCGGCCGCCAGGCGCGCGCCCGGCACCACCAGCACGGACAGCAGATCGGCGGCGTTGACGTCGTCCAGGAGCGTCACGATCCGGTCGCGCAGATGCTCACGCTGCGCGAACGTCCGTCCGGCGGCGAGCAGCCAGGTGTTGCGCCAATGCGCGGACGGGGCGAGCTGTTCGAGGCGCTGCAGCACCGTGGGGTCGTCGTCGGCGACCAGGGCGCGGGCGGCCATGAACTCCTGCAGGCTGCGGACCTCGAAGCCGACCGCATCCTGGGTTCTTGGCACGAGCAGGACCAACCGGTCGGTCGCGGCCTTGACCAACCCGGCGGCCAGCCGGTCAGCCTCGGCGTCGACGAAACCCTGCTTGTGCAGCCGCTGCACGGCCAGGTCGTGCAGCTCCTGGTTGGGCAGCAGCGCCTCGGCGTCGCCGGCGTGCTCGGCGCGACGCTGCAGCAGCAACCCGACCTGGTCGTGGAGCCAGTCGACGTTGCGGCGCTGCTGCTCGAGCAGATCACCGATCGCGCGGGACTTGGCAATCTCCCGCTCGTAGATGGTCTGGTAGTAGGCGTCGAACAGGCTGTGCCGGTCCTGCGGGGCGCGCACCCGCCGCTCCAGCAGGAGCGACATGATCGTGACCTGCAGCGGGGACCGCATCAGCCGCGCGGTGACTGGCTCCACGGCGGCCTGCTCGACCCGGGCGACCACCTGCGCTTCGGTGTCCGGGTCGCCGGCATGGCGCACCGCCGCCAGGCGGCGTGCGTACCCGATTGCCTGCTGCTCATCGAGCTTGAGCAGCTCCAGGTGCTCGTAGTAGGCCTGGGAGAACTCCTCGGCGTAGCCCTGC
This window harbors:
- a CDS encoding MerR family transcriptional regulator; translation: MGWRDERWRPVSGRGLRTGELAERAGVNVQTLRYYERRGLLAAPTRLPSGQREYSEDAVGLLRTIKAVQRLGFTLAEIEELLDLSEHRRGTGELHQRAQAKVAEIDAKIGRLQQMRQTLVAVLAAECDSLTDCSCGLGCPLPVLEITGPGGANGDHD
- a CDS encoding ester cyclase, which codes for MEIVELIAEGDKVVGRFTCSATHLGEWLGHGPTGRRFERVGEVSIFRLREGRIIHAWSLEDTSPDCGNSDSPHSRGNAPASYPCQAGAPGPQPGRPVRTVAVTFRGRTATDLPLTFRVRDH
- a CDS encoding YnfA family protein, yielding MTVLRSILLFALAALAEIGGAWLVWQGVRDHRGLAFVGAGILALGAYGFVATFQPDPHFGRILAAYGGVFVAGSLAWGMLLDDFRPDRYDLVGAALCLAGVAVIMYAPRGN